A window of Burkholderiales bacterium genomic DNA:
CAGCAGCTTGGCACTCCTTCAGGCTTCACGCCACCGGCACCACCCGCATCGAGAAGTCCACCGCCTTCACGTCCTTGGTGAGGCTGCCGATGGAGATGCGGTCCACGCCCGTTTCGGCGATGGCGCGCACGTTCTCCAAGGTGATGCCGCCGGAAGCTTCCAGCTCGGCCCGGCCGGCAGTCAGGCGCACTGCCTCCCGCATGGCGTCGAGGGAGAGGTTATCGAGCAGAATGAGCCGGGCGCCGGCGGCCAGAGCCTCCTCGATCTGGGCCAGGGTTTCCACCTCGATCTGGATCGGCACCGAAGCGTTCATCCGCCAGGCGGCAGCCAGGGCCTCCTTCACGCCCCCCGCCACGGCGATGTGGTTCTCCTTGATCAGGATCCCGTCATAAAGCCCCATGCGGTGGTTTGTGCCACCGCCCACGCGCACCGCGTGTTTTTCCGCGAACCGCAGCCCGGGCAGCGTTTTGCGGGTATCGAGAATGCGCGCACGAGTGCCCGCCACCGCGTCCACGTAGCGCCGGGTGGCGGTGGCCACCGCCGAGAGGGTCTGAAGAAA
This region includes:
- the nadC gene encoding nicotinate-nucleotide diphosphorylase (carboxylating) encodes the protein MDPTLQEHVARDVARALEEDLGPGDLTAQLLPEDLIARARVMCRDHAVLAGAPWFDACFRRLDPAVEIQWNVPEGGALSPGTEVCLLQGRARALLSAERPALNFLQTLSAVATATRRYVDAVAGTRARILDTRKTLPGLRFAEKHAVRVGGGTNHRMGLYDGILIKENHIAVAGGVKEALAAAWRMNASVPIQIEVETLAQIEEALAAGARLILLDNLSLDAMREAVRLTAGRAELEASGGITLENVRAIAETGVDRISIGSLTKDVKAVDFSMRVVPVA